One genomic region from Thalassomonas viridans encodes:
- a CDS encoding amidohydrolase family protein, which produces MKNLLSGKKICKLLCLLGTLAVQTSYGKDSDFAEYQQDKIAIKNVTLIDGSGKPARYNQTVLLVDGAIRRVGYVDEVIIPGGMTVIDGQGKTLIPGLVMMHEHMFYPTGKANYTEMLYSFPRLYLAGGATTIRTAGTTAPYADLNLRDAIARGETIGPDIDVTAPYLNGPGLPVLKIKPLRDAENARTMMEYWMSEGVTSYKAYMHIRRDELAEVIKQAHKRDHKVTAHLCSITYREAAELGIDNLEHGFFAASDFVKDKKQDECPGKDVHQSLVDLDIESDEVKDLIDFLVSKNVTLTSTLTVFETFTQGRPKAYPEALAALTPQVRDQYEARWQKIAEQENATWPIVYKKMMALEKKFVEAGGKLMAGTDPTGYGGVIAGFSNQRVIELLVESGFSIEEAIKISTLNAASYLNRESEIGTIESGKNADMVLIDGDLTRDPSMIRKMSLVFKNGIGYSSKKIIEATKAVVGLH; this is translated from the coding sequence ATGAAAAACCTGCTATCAGGCAAGAAAATATGCAAACTGCTCTGTTTGCTGGGCACTTTGGCGGTGCAGACCAGCTATGGTAAAGACAGTGATTTTGCTGAATATCAACAGGATAAAATTGCCATTAAAAACGTTACCCTGATCGACGGCTCAGGCAAACCGGCTCGCTACAACCAAACCGTATTGCTGGTTGACGGTGCTATACGCAGAGTGGGTTATGTCGATGAAGTTATTATTCCCGGGGGAATGACGGTTATTGACGGCCAGGGAAAAACCCTGATCCCGGGCCTGGTGATGATGCACGAGCATATGTTTTACCCGACAGGCAAGGCGAACTATACCGAAATGTTATACAGCTTCCCGCGCCTGTATCTTGCCGGCGGGGCAACCACCATCAGAACCGCAGGCACTACCGCCCCTTATGCCGATTTAAACCTGAGGGATGCCATTGCCAGAGGTGAAACCATAGGGCCGGATATCGATGTCACCGCCCCCTATCTCAACGGTCCGGGTCTGCCGGTTTTAAAAATTAAGCCCCTGCGGGATGCGGAAAATGCCAGAACCATGATGGAATACTGGATGTCGGAAGGGGTTACTTCCTACAAGGCTTATATGCATATCCGCCGGGATGAACTGGCGGAGGTGATTAAACAGGCGCATAAACGTGATCATAAGGTGACCGCCCATTTATGTTCCATCACCTACCGGGAAGCGGCGGAGTTGGGCATAGATAACCTGGAGCATGGTTTTTTTGCGGCAAGTGATTTTGTTAAAGACAAAAAGCAAGATGAATGCCCCGGAAAGGATGTACATCAGTCTTTAGTCGATTTGGATATCGAATCGGATGAAGTAAAAGATCTTATTGATTTCCTGGTGAGTAAAAATGTCACCCTGACCTCGACCTTAACCGTTTTTGAAACCTTTACCCAGGGACGGCCCAAAGCGTATCCGGAAGCTCTGGCTGCACTGACCCCGCAAGTACGGGACCAGTACGAAGCCCGCTGGCAGAAAATAGCCGAACAGGAAAATGCAACCTGGCCTATTGTTTATAAAAAAATGATGGCGCTGGAGAAAAAATTTGTTGAGGCCGGCGGTAAACTTATGGCGGGCACCGATCCCACAGGTTACGGCGGGGTAATTGCCGGTTTTTCTAATCAAAGGGTTATCGAGCTGCTGGTGGAAAGCGGTTTTAGCATAGAAGAGGCGATTAAAATTTCCACCCTGAATGCCGCCAGCTATTTAAACCGGGAAAGCGAAATCGGCACGATTGAAAGCGGGAAAAATGCCGACATGGTATTAATAGACGGCGATTTAACAAGGGATCCGTCCATGATACGCAAGATGAGCCTGGTGTTTAAAAATGGTATCGGCTATAGCAGCAAGAAAATTATTGAGGCGACCAAAGCCGTGGTAGGCCTGCACTGA
- a CDS encoding LysR family transcriptional regulator, with protein MNFEDLRKVIHLAHSQNIQASADALNLTPGALSKTLKKIEQSLNTDLFDRVGRNIQLNSQGEKFVSYAARLVHEYEQMCSEFSGGQARQVVNVTGPSVLLNHCLQTLISLLPEKNIALNIDASFEGQAVKRLVGGHAHIAIVTGEALSDAHLADLDSVLLGTTTFKVIAAGSHQLFSHHPEGKMTLKQLLAYPFVCPSSSPFCGIVRGIGSDGWPDQQFPRNIAFRTDDFSSLLSIVSQGQAIAYVPDFVITSSAFRAIELVDFQYHYREEYSLVYKPAMADGWLNRLVAKVQAQV; from the coding sequence ATGAATTTTGAAGACTTGCGTAAAGTGATCCATTTGGCCCACAGCCAAAATATACAAGCCAGTGCCGATGCCCTGAACCTGACTCCGGGGGCGCTATCAAAAACGTTGAAAAAAATCGAACAGAGCTTAAATACCGACTTGTTTGACCGGGTCGGACGCAATATACAGCTCAACAGCCAGGGAGAAAAATTCGTTTCATATGCGGCCAGGCTGGTGCATGAGTATGAGCAAATGTGCAGCGAGTTTAGCGGCGGCCAGGCAAGGCAGGTGGTGAATGTCACCGGCCCGTCGGTGCTTTTGAATCATTGCCTGCAAACCCTGATAAGCTTGTTGCCGGAAAAAAATATTGCCCTCAATATCGATGCTTCATTTGAAGGACAGGCGGTTAAACGCCTTGTTGGTGGCCATGCCCATATTGCCATAGTAACCGGGGAAGCTCTGTCAGATGCGCACCTGGCCGACCTGGATTCGGTATTACTGGGCACGACTACTTTTAAGGTGATTGCCGCCGGCTCTCATCAGCTGTTTTCACACCACCCGGAAGGAAAAATGACCTTAAAGCAATTGCTGGCTTACCCTTTTGTATGTCCCAGCAGTTCACCGTTTTGCGGCATAGTCAGAGGTATAGGTTCAGACGGCTGGCCGGATCAGCAATTTCCCCGCAACATTGCCTTTCGTACCGACGATTTCAGCTCGCTGCTATCCATAGTGAGCCAGGGCCAGGCGATTGCCTATGTGCCTGACTTTGTCATCACATCAAGTGCATTCAGGGCAATCGAGCTGGTCGACTTTCAATATCATTATCGGGAAGAGTACAGCCTGGTTTATAAACCGGCCATGGCGGACGGCTGGTTGAACCGGCTGGTTGCCAAAGTTCAGGCTCAGGTCTGA
- a CDS encoding MBL fold metallo-hydrolase has product MKITVNSLLLPLSLAFCFSLKAMTLEQLTEKSWYSGAENCRQDQAPAIEIQAYDQNTYILRQNKCLHYEAPFMYLLFGEKQALLIDTGATADKTRFPLADTLRSIIAIRQQALGLTSDTFPLLVAHSHSHSDHIAGDGQFTDFNGARVIAANDKNRLMSAFGLTEWPEQQAQLDLGNRRVDIIATPGHQKEAVSFYDHSTRWLLTGDTLYPGRLYVRQWQEYKNSIARLVNFSKSHEISAVLGAHIEMSSRANQDYATGSTYQPDEASLVLTLADLYLLNKALTELADTPKKTGLGKFIIYPLEQAD; this is encoded by the coding sequence ATGAAAATAACGGTAAACAGCTTGCTGCTGCCCCTGAGCCTGGCTTTTTGCTTTTCACTAAAGGCCATGACCCTGGAACAGCTGACAGAAAAGTCCTGGTACAGCGGCGCTGAAAACTGCCGGCAGGATCAGGCGCCGGCAATCGAAATACAGGCGTACGATCAAAACACCTATATTCTGCGGCAAAACAAATGCCTGCATTACGAAGCGCCTTTTATGTATCTCTTGTTTGGCGAAAAGCAGGCGCTGCTGATAGACACGGGGGCAACGGCGGATAAAACGCGTTTTCCCCTGGCGGATACATTAAGGTCAATTATTGCCATACGCCAGCAGGCGTTAGGGCTGACCAGTGACACTTTCCCCCTGCTTGTAGCCCATTCCCATAGCCACAGCGACCATATTGCCGGTGACGGGCAGTTTACCGACTTTAACGGCGCCAGGGTGATTGCCGCCAATGATAAAAACCGGTTAATGTCGGCATTCGGCTTAACAGAATGGCCCGAGCAACAGGCCCAGCTTGATTTGGGCAACAGGCGGGTTGATATTATTGCAACACCCGGGCATCAAAAAGAAGCCGTCAGTTTTTATGATCACAGCACCCGCTGGTTATTAACCGGCGATACCTTATATCCGGGCCGCCTGTACGTGCGCCAATGGCAGGAATATAAAAACAGCATCGCCCGTCTGGTGAATTTTAGCAAAAGCCATGAAATTTCAGCGGTTTTAGGGGCGCATATCGAAATGTCATCCCGGGCGAACCAGGACTATGCCACCGGCAGCACTTATCAGCCGGATGAAGCCTCGCTGGTATTGACCCTTGCCGATTTATATCTACTGAATAAAGCTTTGACTGAACTGGCGGATACGCCGAAAAAAACCGGCCTGGGCAAATTTATTATTTATCCGCTGGAGCAGGCGGACTAA